A region of Pyxidicoccus parkwaysis DNA encodes the following proteins:
- a CDS encoding aminotransferase class I/II-fold pyridoxal phosphate-dependent enzyme, which translates to MPQRIHLSSPHLGGLERGYVDEAFASNWIAPLGPHVDAFQAEFARCVGAPHALALSSGTAALHLALQLVGVGPGDDVLVSTLTFSASVNPIRYLGASPVFIDSERDSWNMDPVLLEEELEARARAGRPPRAVVVVHLYGQSADLDPILAACERHGVPVVEDAAEALGSTYKGRVPGTLGKAGIYSFNGNKIITTSGGGMLVSPDEELIRHALKLATQARDAAPHYQHSEIGYNYRLSNVLAAIGRAQLRVLEDRVAARRANHTYYVRALGALPGVTFMPEAPWGRHTRWLTTLTVDPARFGADREAVRLALEREDIEARPVWKPMHLQPVFSAFERRGGHVAEELFRNGLCLPSGSNLTADELARVVNVVRAVHQRR; encoded by the coding sequence ATGCCCCAGCGCATCCACCTGTCCTCGCCGCACCTGGGAGGGCTCGAGCGCGGCTACGTGGACGAGGCCTTCGCCAGCAACTGGATTGCCCCGCTGGGGCCGCACGTGGATGCCTTCCAGGCGGAGTTCGCCCGCTGCGTCGGCGCGCCGCACGCGCTCGCGCTGAGCTCCGGCACGGCCGCGCTCCACCTCGCGCTTCAACTGGTCGGCGTGGGCCCGGGGGATGACGTGCTGGTGAGCACCCTCACCTTCTCCGCCTCGGTGAATCCCATCCGCTACCTGGGCGCGTCCCCCGTCTTCATCGACAGCGAGCGCGACTCCTGGAACATGGACCCCGTGCTGCTGGAGGAGGAGCTGGAGGCGCGCGCCCGCGCCGGAAGGCCGCCGCGCGCGGTGGTGGTGGTGCACCTCTACGGGCAGAGCGCGGACCTGGACCCCATCCTCGCGGCGTGCGAGCGCCACGGCGTGCCCGTCGTCGAGGACGCGGCCGAGGCCCTGGGGAGCACGTACAAGGGACGCGTCCCGGGCACGCTGGGCAAAGCCGGCATCTACTCCTTCAACGGGAACAAAATCATCACCACCTCGGGCGGCGGGATGCTGGTGTCACCCGACGAGGAGCTCATCCGCCACGCGCTCAAGCTGGCCACGCAGGCGCGCGACGCGGCGCCGCACTACCAGCACTCCGAAATTGGCTACAACTACCGGCTCAGCAACGTGCTGGCGGCCATTGGACGCGCGCAGCTTCGCGTGCTGGAGGACCGCGTCGCCGCGCGGCGCGCCAACCACACGTACTACGTGCGCGCGCTCGGAGCGCTGCCGGGAGTCACCTTCATGCCCGAGGCCCCGTGGGGACGACACACGCGCTGGCTGACGACGCTGACCGTCGACCCGGCCCGCTTCGGCGCGGACCGCGAGGCGGTGCGGCTCGCGCTGGAGCGGGAGGACATCGAGGCGCGGCCCGTGTGGAAGCCCATGCACCTGCAGCCGGTGTTCTCCGCCTTCGAGCGGCGGGGCGGCCACGTGGCGGAGGAGCTGTTCCGGAACGGGCTCTGCCTGCCCTCCGGCTCCAACCTCACGGCGGACGAGCTGGCCCGGGTGGTGAATGTGGTGAGGGCCGTGCATCAGAGGCGCTGA
- a CDS encoding GNAT family N-acetyltransferase — protein sequence MTTTQLRAVLLRDHGESACSADYFRSRHHLRAEGVTHSLVIDGGARGSLRLPLIVRPIEGTPHRDAVSPYGYPGGRVEGLSEVPKEAVDWRATELVSIFVRDRVSGPRCFSGGTPRNEVFFIDPRQPLEFREMHRRHVRRNARLGFVSSYQPTCEASREEREGFKEVYRQTMVRDRAASRYYFSDAYFEELFSSPLAWLATTRAPEGDVASAALGVRSDGVLHYYLGGTADAHLARSPSKNLFVAMSELCAALGVPLHLGGGMQPGDGLEAFKRGISNLSSRLYTHEIICKPDVYARLSQGSNGGDYFPAYRASKG from the coding sequence ATGACGACGACGCAGCTGCGAGCCGTCCTGCTCCGCGACCACGGCGAGTCCGCGTGCTCCGCGGACTACTTCCGCTCTCGGCACCACCTGCGCGCCGAAGGCGTCACGCACAGCCTCGTCATCGACGGAGGCGCGCGCGGCTCCCTGCGGCTTCCACTCATCGTGCGGCCCATCGAGGGGACGCCCCACCGCGACGCAGTCTCACCGTATGGGTATCCAGGCGGGCGCGTGGAGGGATTGAGCGAGGTGCCGAAGGAAGCGGTGGATTGGCGCGCCACGGAGCTCGTCAGCATCTTCGTCAGGGACCGCGTGTCGGGTCCGCGCTGCTTCTCCGGGGGCACGCCGCGCAACGAGGTGTTCTTCATCGACCCTCGTCAGCCCCTCGAGTTCCGGGAGATGCACCGCCGGCACGTGCGGCGCAACGCCCGCCTGGGCTTCGTGAGCTCGTACCAGCCGACGTGTGAGGCTTCACGCGAGGAGCGGGAGGGCTTCAAGGAGGTCTACCGGCAGACCATGGTCCGCGACCGGGCGGCCTCCCGCTATTACTTCTCGGACGCCTACTTCGAGGAGCTGTTCTCGTCCCCGCTCGCCTGGCTGGCGACGACGCGCGCCCCGGAGGGCGACGTGGCCTCGGCCGCGCTCGGCGTCCGCAGCGACGGCGTGCTCCACTACTACTTGGGCGGCACCGCGGACGCGCACCTCGCACGCTCGCCGTCCAAGAACCTCTTCGTCGCGATGTCGGAGTTGTGCGCGGCGCTCGGCGTCCCCCTCCACCTGGGGGGCGGCATGCAGCCGGGCGACGGGCTCGAGGCCTTCAAGCGCGGCATCTCCAACCTGAGCTCCCGGCTCTACACGCACGAAATCATCTGCAAGCCGGACGTGTACGCGCGGCTGTCGCAGGGGAGCAATGGCGGGGACTACTTCCCCGCCTACCGCGCGTCGAAGGGCTGA
- a CDS encoding O-antigen ligase family protein, producing MKGFRCTALGLIAALYVLAGRWGFYRLSPGGSDASAVLEPRMWLVMGGFLLATVGLAHAAWRRPEPGETRPDAGLGAAVLAFFVYMGASASWAPDSPLVGWKLYEVILSAIMCLGFGIAALRQPAEHVLESFWGGIVAATGLLALVGLRTFLGGGGGERLAVMGGGPNVFARLMGLLALGALYFWRRGGATWLWIPAAAIGVLLSVLTGSRGGALSIIAAVLAFLALGRIPLRRLVLLALLAIVATSGVVAFTPLGKALSHSMEERFLKLTLKYQGGDSAGGGVYLSGREVLYARAIALGRDRPLMGAGLAAFPALGLGPYPHNMFLEIFCEGGVLGLMFLVGVFLAYARVAFRGRRSLDAATVGAVVLVLVGSQSSGDLYDARSLFLLMVLSACTSAAGTVPVRFEPKASVTSEGGT from the coding sequence GTGAAGGGGTTCCGATGCACAGCACTGGGCCTCATCGCCGCGCTCTACGTGCTCGCGGGCCGCTGGGGCTTCTACCGGCTGTCCCCGGGGGGCAGCGATGCGTCTGCCGTCCTGGAGCCGCGGATGTGGCTGGTCATGGGCGGCTTCCTGCTCGCCACGGTGGGCCTGGCCCACGCCGCCTGGCGCCGGCCGGAGCCGGGCGAGACGCGCCCGGATGCGGGGCTCGGGGCGGCGGTGCTGGCGTTCTTCGTGTACATGGGGGCCAGCGCGTCGTGGGCCCCGGACTCGCCGCTCGTGGGGTGGAAGCTCTACGAGGTCATCCTGTCCGCCATCATGTGCCTGGGCTTCGGCATCGCGGCGCTGCGGCAGCCGGCGGAGCACGTGCTGGAGTCCTTCTGGGGTGGCATCGTCGCCGCCACGGGACTGCTGGCGCTCGTGGGCCTGCGCACATTCCTGGGCGGCGGTGGCGGCGAGCGCCTGGCGGTGATGGGCGGTGGGCCCAACGTGTTCGCCCGGCTCATGGGGCTGCTCGCGCTCGGCGCGCTGTACTTCTGGCGGCGCGGTGGGGCGACGTGGCTCTGGATTCCGGCGGCGGCCATCGGCGTGCTCCTGTCCGTCCTCACCGGCTCACGCGGCGGAGCGCTCTCCATCATCGCGGCGGTGCTCGCCTTCCTCGCGCTGGGACGCATCCCCCTGCGCCGGCTCGTGCTCCTCGCGCTGCTCGCCATCGTCGCCACCTCGGGAGTCGTCGCCTTCACTCCGCTGGGCAAGGCGCTGAGCCACTCCATGGAGGAGCGCTTCCTCAAGTTGACGCTCAAGTACCAGGGCGGGGATTCCGCCGGGGGCGGCGTGTACCTGTCGGGGCGCGAGGTCCTCTACGCACGGGCGATTGCGCTCGGGCGCGACCGGCCGCTGATGGGCGCCGGGCTCGCGGCCTTCCCCGCGCTCGGGCTGGGGCCCTACCCGCACAACATGTTCCTCGAAATCTTCTGCGAGGGAGGCGTGCTGGGGCTGATGTTCCTCGTCGGCGTCTTCCTGGCCTACGCCCGTGTGGCGTTTCGCGGACGCCGGAGCCTGGACGCGGCGACCGTGGGCGCGGTGGTGCTGGTGCTGGTGGGAAGCCAGTCCAGCGGCGACCTCTACGACGCGCGCTCCCTCTTCCTGCTGATGGTGCTGTCCGCGTGCACCTCGGCCGCGGGGACGGTGCCAGTGCGATTCGAGCCGAAAGCCAGTGTCACTTCCGAAGGAGGAACCTGA
- a CDS encoding glycosyltransferase has product MQPNRLLIFSPSAFQPSGHQQSYLTGLGEALVRLGVEVHVFGLNGSVRYPPSIVPHTVGGDAALESRAAYRERLGPLGDVVWGTGRLTRQVNILGDLRRVHHALGGPPLLFETFEYVSLAAYLARAPRPHRQMCIFHDTNFNLGHTSPIAATYKLLARPFARHILRSMDRAFVHAPGMRENLLDNVDPGRRYTHKVEVLPYGAPHPERIPRLDRATARAELGIPTRRKVALAFGTLRSDKCFHLIFESLARSPEWDLVIAGPEGDLSFRQLLALCAQHGVQQRVRMFPGFIPLGEHRRYFGAADVVLNLYEEHIRHESGTAQLARSFLRPVIAGGPPDLHDYVRETGAGWSVLPLNAGRLTEVLYEAARLDDAGRAALERRIHAAAVARSWDAVATRVLNVLRG; this is encoded by the coding sequence ATGCAACCGAATCGCCTGCTCATCTTCAGCCCGTCGGCGTTCCAGCCGTCGGGGCACCAGCAGTCCTATCTCACCGGGCTGGGCGAGGCGCTCGTGCGGCTCGGTGTGGAGGTCCACGTCTTCGGGCTGAACGGAAGCGTGCGCTATCCCCCATCCATCGTCCCGCATACGGTGGGCGGGGACGCGGCCCTCGAGTCCCGCGCGGCCTACCGCGAGCGCCTGGGCCCCCTGGGAGATGTCGTCTGGGGCACGGGCCGCCTCACGCGCCAGGTGAACATCCTCGGCGACCTGCGGCGGGTGCACCACGCGCTTGGCGGGCCGCCGCTGCTGTTCGAGACGTTCGAGTACGTCTCGCTGGCGGCGTACCTCGCGCGAGCGCCCCGTCCCCACCGGCAGATGTGCATCTTCCACGACACCAACTTCAACCTGGGGCACACCTCGCCCATCGCCGCCACCTACAAGCTCCTCGCGCGCCCGTTCGCACGGCACATCCTCCGCAGCATGGACCGGGCCTTCGTCCATGCCCCGGGAATGCGGGAGAACCTGCTCGACAACGTCGACCCCGGACGGCGCTACACCCACAAGGTCGAGGTGCTTCCGTACGGCGCCCCCCATCCCGAGCGGATACCGCGCCTGGACCGGGCCACGGCCCGCGCCGAGCTGGGCATCCCCACGCGGCGCAAGGTGGCGCTCGCCTTCGGCACGCTGCGGTCCGACAAGTGCTTCCACCTCATCTTCGAGAGCCTGGCGCGAAGCCCGGAGTGGGACCTGGTCATCGCCGGACCGGAGGGGGACCTCTCGTTCCGGCAGCTCCTGGCCCTCTGCGCGCAGCATGGCGTCCAGCAACGCGTCCGGATGTTCCCGGGCTTCATTCCCCTGGGAGAGCACCGCCGGTACTTCGGGGCCGCGGACGTGGTGCTCAACCTCTACGAAGAGCACATCCGCCACGAGAGCGGCACGGCGCAGCTCGCCCGCTCCTTCCTCCGTCCCGTCATCGCCGGAGGGCCGCCCGACCTCCACGACTACGTGCGCGAGACGGGCGCGGGCTGGTCCGTGCTGCCCCTGAACGCGGGCCGGCTCACCGAGGTGCTGTACGAGGCGGCCCGCCTCGACGACGCCGGGAGGGCCGCCCTGGAGCGGCGCATCCATGCCGCGGCGGTGGCACGCTCGTGGGACGCCGTGGCCACCCGGGTCCTCAACGTGCTGCGCGGGTAG
- a CDS encoding lipopolysaccharide biosynthesis protein, with the protein MTRCRSAGRNFAWTLCAGLVYAFAQWGVLVLFARLGTVERVGEFALGLAVTAPVMLMARMQLRALQSTDARETYGFEHYFGLMALNVLGGVLVCFGIAVVAGYSASACLVIPLLAVAKGIEALSDVFYGALQRAERLILIARSIIAKSLLSLVLVALALKLTGSAAVAAAALGLSWAVVLFVFDVPTYRREFGGMPPWRRLLEGPWREQGARLKGLFGLAYALGVTALLGSLRPNIPRYLLEAHAGAAELGVYAALAYFSALGGRVVQALGQVLNPRLGRYHAAGDSRRFGRTLGAFTGGAALVGLCAIAGSALLGRQVLTLFYGAAYARNLGLFVWLMVAAALEYIGVSLQFALTAARELKAQMVMLVLSVVVVALASWWWVPRAGPLGAAWALALGWCTELSCSGWLALRAWRRLGRKETALAPGGAETSVARGEDSAAWATLGESSRPRAPVGTARGDAGARPGAPQVPRGGEADPLA; encoded by the coding sequence ATGACCCGGTGCCGGTCGGCGGGGAGGAACTTCGCGTGGACGCTCTGCGCGGGGCTCGTGTACGCGTTCGCCCAGTGGGGCGTGCTGGTCCTCTTCGCCCGGCTCGGCACGGTGGAGCGCGTCGGTGAGTTCGCGCTCGGTCTGGCCGTCACCGCGCCGGTGATGCTGATGGCGCGCATGCAGTTGCGCGCGCTCCAGTCCACCGACGCACGGGAGACGTATGGCTTCGAGCACTACTTCGGGCTCATGGCGCTCAACGTGCTCGGCGGCGTGCTGGTGTGCTTCGGCATCGCCGTGGTGGCGGGGTACTCCGCGAGCGCGTGCCTCGTGATTCCATTGCTCGCGGTGGCCAAGGGCATCGAGGCGCTCAGCGACGTGTTCTACGGCGCGCTCCAGCGGGCCGAGCGGCTCATCCTCATCGCCCGCTCCATCATCGCCAAGAGCTTGTTGTCCCTGGTGCTGGTGGCGCTCGCGCTGAAGCTCACGGGCAGCGCGGCGGTGGCGGCGGCCGCGCTCGGCCTGTCGTGGGCGGTGGTGCTCTTCGTGTTCGACGTGCCCACCTACCGCCGCGAGTTCGGCGGCATGCCGCCCTGGCGGCGGCTGCTGGAGGGGCCCTGGCGCGAGCAGGGCGCGCGGCTGAAGGGCCTGTTCGGACTCGCCTATGCGCTGGGCGTCACCGCGCTGCTGGGCTCGCTGCGTCCCAACATCCCCCGCTATCTGTTGGAGGCGCACGCGGGCGCCGCCGAGCTGGGGGTGTACGCCGCGCTCGCGTATTTCTCCGCGCTGGGGGGCCGGGTGGTGCAGGCGCTGGGGCAGGTGTTGAATCCCCGGCTGGGGCGCTATCACGCGGCGGGAGACTCGCGCCGCTTCGGGCGCACGCTCGGCGCCTTCACGGGAGGCGCGGCGCTGGTGGGCCTGTGTGCCATCGCGGGCTCGGCGCTGCTGGGGCGGCAGGTGCTGACGCTCTTCTACGGGGCTGCCTATGCGCGCAACCTCGGCCTGTTCGTCTGGCTCATGGTGGCCGCCGCGCTGGAGTACATCGGCGTGAGCCTCCAGTTCGCGCTCACGGCGGCGCGGGAGCTGAAGGCGCAGATGGTGATGCTCGTCCTCTCCGTCGTGGTGGTGGCGCTGGCGAGCTGGTGGTGGGTGCCCAGGGCGGGCCCCTTGGGTGCGGCCTGGGCTCTCGCGCTCGGCTGGTGCACGGAGCTGAGCTGTAGCGGGTGGCTCGCATTGCGCGCCTGGCGGAGGCTGGGGCGGAAGGAGACGGCACTCGCCCCCGGAGGCGCGGAGACGTCAGTGGCGAGGGGCGAAGACTCCGCGGCCTGGGCAACCCTGGGGGAGTCCAGCCGTCCAAGGGCCCCGGTTGGCACCGCGCGCGGCGACGCGGGGGCGCGCCCGGGCGCCCCACAGGTCCCTCGTGGCGGAGAAGCGGATCCGCTTGCCTGA
- a CDS encoding polysaccharide biosynthesis tyrosine autokinase, with protein sequence MMGHSSGRKAPARSSSGTSTDATLDLGAHLGILLEHRVSILGTLVATLLLGAVYTLIATPTWRATSVLQIEQKEASKGGLEELFGDISGHVATEIEVFSSRELLGRVVDELRLDVAAEPMRFPLWGAMSARGHDGPDLVEPPWSALGRYAWGGERIQVDGMEVPAELEDVPLTLVAGEGGSFKLLDEDAAPLLEGRVGTLATTRTDAPRKVALRVSELRARPGTRFQVVRRSRLQVVESLQRSLRLAEKGVGTGVLTVALEGPDPERINAVLQAIVKHYLWQNVARRNEEAEGALAFLDSQLPGLRAELERAEQALSAQRAGKGTVDPAQETRAILDRGAALDASISQLELQRTELLQRFTRNHPSVRTLDKQLTRLRSERRAVSARLKALPGADAETARLQREVAVANSLYLQLNNKAQEYRVLKSSTVGNARILDAPAVSREPVSPSRPGVLVVSFVMGLTLGIGLAFIRHAIRGGVSAPAVLEARLGLPVFASIPLGKSAALRARDGRTLLARTHPRDVAVESLRGLRTSLQFAMKDAPNNVVAITGPSPRVGKSFIAVNLAWLLADSGRRVLLVDANLRGGWLHRCFGVERGEGLCELILGSAEPDAVVRSITGGHLSFLSTGALPPNPAELLLSDRFSSLVAWMSAEYDFVLIDTPPILAVTDAALVGRHAGVNVVVVRAGSHPMREVAAAVKRLELNGVHPRGLIFNGVSRSSRGRAVSGIYQYDYPAAG encoded by the coding sequence ATGATGGGCCACTCCAGCGGCCGCAAGGCCCCCGCTCGCTCCAGCTCCGGTACCTCGACAGACGCCACGCTCGACCTCGGGGCCCACCTGGGCATCCTGCTCGAACACCGCGTGTCGATTCTGGGGACGCTCGTCGCCACGCTGCTGCTGGGCGCCGTCTACACGCTCATCGCCACGCCCACCTGGCGGGCCACCTCCGTTCTTCAAATCGAACAGAAGGAGGCCAGCAAGGGCGGGCTGGAGGAGCTGTTCGGCGACATCTCCGGGCACGTCGCCACGGAAATCGAGGTCTTCAGCTCGCGCGAGCTGCTGGGGCGGGTGGTGGACGAGCTCCGGCTGGATGTGGCGGCCGAGCCGATGCGCTTCCCGCTCTGGGGCGCGATGAGCGCGCGAGGCCATGACGGCCCGGACCTCGTCGAGCCTCCGTGGTCCGCCCTGGGCCGGTACGCCTGGGGCGGCGAGCGCATCCAGGTGGACGGGATGGAGGTACCGGCGGAGCTGGAGGACGTCCCGCTCACGCTCGTCGCGGGGGAGGGCGGCTCGTTCAAGCTGCTCGATGAGGACGCGGCTCCGCTGCTCGAAGGGCGCGTGGGCACGCTCGCGACGACGCGGACGGACGCGCCCCGGAAGGTGGCGCTGCGCGTCTCCGAGCTCCGGGCCCGTCCCGGGACGCGGTTCCAGGTGGTCCGGCGCTCCCGCCTCCAGGTGGTGGAGTCCCTCCAGCGCTCGCTGCGGTTGGCCGAGAAGGGGGTGGGGACCGGCGTGCTCACCGTGGCGCTGGAGGGACCGGACCCGGAGCGAATCAACGCGGTGCTCCAGGCCATCGTGAAGCACTACCTGTGGCAGAACGTCGCGCGCAGGAACGAGGAGGCGGAAGGGGCCCTGGCGTTCCTCGACAGCCAGCTGCCCGGCCTGCGCGCCGAGCTGGAGCGCGCGGAGCAGGCGCTGAGCGCGCAACGCGCGGGGAAGGGGACGGTGGACCCCGCGCAGGAGACGCGGGCCATCCTGGACCGGGGCGCGGCGCTCGACGCCTCCATCTCCCAGCTCGAGCTGCAGCGCACCGAGCTCCTGCAGCGCTTCACCCGGAATCACCCGAGCGTCCGCACCCTGGACAAGCAGCTGACGCGGCTGCGGTCCGAGCGGAGGGCCGTCAGTGCCCGGCTCAAGGCGCTGCCGGGCGCGGACGCGGAGACGGCGCGGCTCCAGCGCGAAGTGGCGGTCGCCAACTCGCTGTACCTCCAGCTCAACAACAAGGCTCAGGAGTACCGGGTCCTCAAGTCGAGCACCGTCGGCAACGCGCGCATCCTCGACGCGCCCGCGGTGTCGCGTGAGCCGGTGAGCCCCTCGCGGCCGGGCGTGCTCGTGGTCAGCTTCGTGATGGGGCTGACGCTGGGCATCGGGCTCGCCTTCATCCGGCACGCCATTCGCGGAGGCGTGTCGGCACCCGCGGTGCTGGAGGCCCGGCTCGGCCTTCCCGTCTTCGCCTCCATTCCGCTCGGGAAGAGCGCGGCGCTCCGCGCCCGCGACGGGCGCACCCTGCTGGCCCGCACGCACCCTCGGGACGTGGCGGTGGAGAGCCTTCGCGGCCTGCGCACCAGCCTCCAGTTCGCGATGAAGGACGCCCCCAACAACGTCGTCGCCATCACCGGGCCCAGCCCCAGGGTCGGCAAGTCCTTCATCGCCGTCAACCTCGCCTGGCTGCTGGCGGACTCCGGCCGCCGCGTCCTGCTGGTGGACGCCAACCTGCGCGGGGGATGGCTCCACCGCTGCTTCGGCGTGGAGCGCGGGGAAGGGCTCTGCGAGCTCATCCTCGGCAGCGCGGAGCCGGACGCCGTGGTCCGCTCCATCACCGGCGGGCACCTGTCCTTCCTGTCCACGGGAGCGCTGCCGCCCAACCCCGCCGAGCTGCTCTTGAGCGACCGGTTCTCGTCGCTCGTGGCGTGGATGTCCGCCGAGTACGACTTCGTGCTCATCGACACGCCGCCCATCCTCGCGGTGACGGACGCGGCGCTCGTGGGCCGGCACGCGGGGGTGAACGTGGTGGTGGTGCGCGCGGGCTCGCACCCGATGCGCGAGGTGGCCGCGGCCGTGAAGCGGCTCGAGCTCAACGGTGTCCATCCGCGGGGCCTCATCTTCAACGGCGTGTCGCGCTCGTCGCGGGGCCGCGCGGTGAGCGGCATCTACCAGTACGACTACCCGGCGGCGGGCTGA
- a CDS encoding sugar transferase — protein MPRQGGAALFIKTCMDRLAAGVGLVCLAPVMAATAVAVRASMGRPVLFRQTRPGRGGKSFQLVKFRTMRDARDADGRLLPDAERLTRMGRFLRSTSLDELPQLWNVLRGDMSLVGPRPLLVDYLPRYSPEQARRHDVLPGITGWAQVNGRNALDWPARFALDVWYVDHWSLALDARILGLTFLRVVQRQGIAPEGRETMYAFLGNRVEAAPQRL, from the coding sequence ATGCCGAGACAAGGTGGAGCGGCGCTCTTCATCAAGACCTGCATGGACCGGCTGGCCGCGGGCGTGGGGCTCGTGTGCCTCGCCCCGGTGATGGCGGCGACGGCGGTGGCCGTCCGCGCCTCCATGGGCAGGCCGGTGCTCTTCCGCCAGACTCGCCCGGGGCGAGGGGGCAAAAGCTTCCAGCTCGTGAAGTTCCGGACGATGCGGGACGCGCGGGATGCGGACGGCCGCCTGCTTCCGGACGCGGAGCGCCTCACCCGGATGGGACGCTTCCTGCGCTCGACGAGCCTGGACGAGCTGCCGCAGCTCTGGAACGTGCTGCGCGGGGACATGAGCCTCGTGGGGCCGCGCCCGCTCCTCGTCGACTACCTGCCGCGCTACTCCCCGGAGCAGGCGCGGCGCCATGACGTGCTGCCCGGCATCACCGGCTGGGCGCAGGTGAACGGGCGCAACGCGCTGGACTGGCCCGCGCGCTTCGCGCTCGATGTCTGGTACGTCGACCACTGGAGCCTCGCGCTGGACGCGAGGATTCTCGGGCTCACGTTCCTGCGCGTCGTGCAGCGCCAGGGCATCGCCCCCGAGGGCCGCGAGACGATGTACGCGTTCCTGGGCAACCGCGTGGAGGCCGCCCCTCAGCGCCTCTGA
- a CDS encoding glycosyltransferase family 4 protein produces MKVIYLHQYFNTPAMRGSTRSYELARRLVRMGHEVHMVTSDRHPGNEARGWRETEESGIHVHWLPVPYSQKMSYPDRIRAFGSFAVSASQRAAQLSGDVVFATSTPLTIAVPGIIASKWNRRPMVFEVRDLWPAIPIAVGALKSRPAILAAQALEKAAYAGAAHIVALSPGMKAGVEAAGVSPDKITVIPNLCDPERFHVPASEGEAFRRKYPWLGDRPMVVYAGTMGRVNGVDFLVRLAAEVLKRDAEVRFVIVGRGNEEPALHALAEQLGVKDRNLFFLPPVVKAEVPAVLSAATIATSLFTDVPGMEDNSANKVFDALAASRPLALNYRGWQAQLLEQERFGMYLPPKDIPAAAATLVNRIRDSQWLAETGARAGRLGRERFSADAAALRLAEVLQRTVGRA; encoded by the coding sequence ATGAAAGTCATCTACCTTCACCAGTATTTCAACACGCCTGCGATGCGCGGCTCGACCCGCTCCTACGAGCTGGCCCGCCGCCTGGTCCGCATGGGCCACGAGGTGCACATGGTGACCTCGGACCGGCATCCCGGAAACGAGGCGCGGGGCTGGCGCGAAACCGAGGAGAGTGGCATCCACGTGCACTGGCTGCCGGTGCCCTACTCACAGAAGATGAGCTACCCGGACCGGATACGTGCCTTCGGCAGCTTCGCCGTCAGCGCGTCGCAACGGGCCGCGCAGCTCAGCGGTGACGTCGTCTTCGCCACGAGCACGCCGTTGACCATCGCGGTGCCCGGCATCATCGCCTCGAAGTGGAACCGGCGGCCCATGGTGTTCGAGGTGCGGGACTTGTGGCCCGCCATCCCCATCGCCGTGGGGGCCCTCAAGAGCCGGCCGGCCATCCTCGCCGCACAGGCGCTGGAGAAGGCCGCGTACGCGGGCGCGGCGCACATCGTCGCGCTCTCACCGGGGATGAAGGCCGGCGTGGAGGCGGCGGGGGTGTCGCCGGACAAAATCACCGTCATCCCCAACCTCTGCGACCCGGAGCGCTTCCACGTGCCCGCCTCGGAGGGTGAGGCCTTCCGCCGGAAGTACCCCTGGCTCGGCGACAGGCCCATGGTGGTGTACGCGGGCACCATGGGCCGGGTGAATGGCGTGGACTTCCTGGTCCGGCTCGCAGCGGAGGTGCTGAAGCGGGACGCGGAGGTGCGCTTCGTCATCGTGGGACGCGGAAACGAGGAGCCGGCCCTGCACGCGCTCGCGGAGCAGCTCGGGGTGAAGGACCGCAACCTCTTCTTCCTGCCGCCCGTGGTGAAGGCCGAGGTGCCCGCGGTGCTCTCCGCCGCCACCATCGCCACGTCACTCTTCACCGACGTGCCGGGCATGGAGGACAACTCCGCCAACAAGGTGTTCGACGCGCTCGCCGCCAGCCGGCCGCTCGCGCTCAACTACCGGGGCTGGCAGGCGCAGCTCCTGGAGCAGGAGCGCTTCGGCATGTACCTGCCGCCCAAGGACATCCCGGCCGCCGCGGCGACGCTGGTGAATCGGATTCGCGACTCGCAGTGGCTCGCGGAGACGGGGGCGCGGGCGGGGCGGCTCGGCCGGGAGCGCTTCTCCGCCGACGCCGCGGCCCTCCGGCTCGCCGAGGTGCTCCAGCGCACGGTGGGCAGGGCATGA